One Candidatus Methylomirabilota bacterium genomic region harbors:
- a CDS encoding ABC transporter substrate-binding protein, whose protein sequence is KRLRLAVNYALDRKGTSESACLGHCPPAGVIVPRVMDFALQVPAPAYDPAKAKALLAEAGYPRGFDAGDFTAIPGFSSVGDAALNNLNAAGIRVRMRPMERAAFYAAWQEKKLRGIFLVAVGNSGNAASRVEAFIYSKGASAYGGYPDLDELFLQQARERDTGKREALLHRIQQATIDRVMFAPLMDLRGLIAVGPRIADHTINSIPMYPFPSYEDMRLKSQ, encoded by the coding sequence CAAGCGCCTGCGGCTGGCCGTCAACTACGCGCTCGACCGGAAGGGGACCAGCGAGTCGGCCTGCCTCGGCCACTGCCCGCCCGCCGGCGTGATCGTCCCGCGCGTGATGGACTTCGCCCTCCAGGTCCCCGCGCCCGCCTACGACCCCGCGAAGGCGAAGGCGCTCCTCGCCGAGGCCGGCTACCCGCGCGGCTTCGACGCGGGCGACTTCACCGCGATCCCCGGCTTCTCCTCGGTGGGCGACGCCGCGCTCAACAACCTGAATGCGGCCGGCATCCGGGTGCGGATGCGCCCGATGGAGCGCGCCGCCTTCTACGCGGCCTGGCAGGAGAAGAAGCTCCGCGGGATCTTCCTGGTCGCGGTGGGCAACTCGGGCAACGCGGCGAGCCGCGTCGAGGCCTTCATCTACTCCAAGGGGGCCTCGGCCTACGGCGGCTACCCGGATCTCGACGAGCTGTTCCTGCAGCAGGCGCGCGAGCGGGACACCGGCAAGCGCGAGGCGCTGCTCCATCGCATCCAGCAGGCCACCATCGATCGGGTGATGTTCGCCCCGCTCATGGACCTGCGCGGGCTGATCGCGGTGGGCCCACGCATCGCGGACCACACGATCAACTCGATCCCGATGTACCCGTTCCCATCGTACGAGGACATGCGGCTCAAGTCCCAGTAG